In Erythrobacter sp. F6033, a single genomic region encodes these proteins:
- a CDS encoding cytochrome c, producing MNALPKFRLFAATATLGLLAACGGEAPADDTATAGAEEPAVIDERQANFEGIGDAFKLIRSELETGNPDVVAIENAATDMNERSQKIAGFFPEGTSVDDGFDTEALATIWEDKTGFESAAQDLTDASAEMITIAASGDTAAVGEQVKAVGGTCKGCHDKFRLDDD from the coding sequence ATGAATGCACTTCCAAAATTCCGTCTTTTTGCAGCCACTGCCACGCTTGGTCTGCTGGCTGCTTGCGGGGGTGAGGCACCTGCCGATGACACCGCAACTGCCGGAGCGGAAGAGCCCGCAGTTATTGATGAGCGGCAGGCGAATTTCGAGGGCATCGGTGATGCTTTCAAACTGATCCGTAGCGAGCTGGAAACCGGCAATCCAGACGTGGTCGCGATTGAAAACGCCGCGACAGACATGAACGAGCGATCGCAGAAGATTGCCGGTTTTTTCCCTGAAGGCACCAGCGTCGATGATGGTTTCGATACGGAAGCGCTGGCCACAATCTGGGAAGACAAAACAGGGTTTGAGTCAGCTGCACAGGACCTTACCGATGCCAGCGCCGAGATGATCACAATTGCTGCGAGCGGCGATACTGCGGCTGTCGGCGAGCAGGTCAAAGCTGTGGGCGGCACCTGCAAGGGTTGCCACGACAAGTTCCGTCTCGACGACGACTAA
- a CDS encoding cytochrome b/b6 domain-containing protein, with the protein MAKAPTRLIKVWDLPLRLTKWSFVGLVAAMWYTAENSLWYWHTRLGMVLFALLIFRIIWGFIGTRTARFRQFVRSPPAALAYLRGKETGFTIGHNPLGAFAVLALIAVMLAQVMMGLFAGDPYDGATGPLNSLVGVMTADTITDLHEDFLWVVLGMAGLHIIAVSIYTFIKRANLIGPMITGKREELGSVEGIEAVPWGRAAIAFAVSTGLALWIWLGAPPLT; encoded by the coding sequence ATGGCGAAAGCGCCAACCCGCCTGATCAAAGTATGGGACTTGCCACTGCGTCTGACGAAATGGAGCTTCGTCGGGCTGGTGGCGGCGATGTGGTACACGGCAGAAAACTCGCTTTGGTACTGGCACACACGGCTGGGCATGGTGCTGTTCGCGTTGCTGATCTTCCGGATCATCTGGGGATTTATTGGGACACGAACAGCGCGCTTTCGCCAGTTTGTGCGCAGCCCGCCGGCCGCACTCGCCTATCTTCGCGGTAAGGAAACCGGCTTTACTATCGGCCACAATCCGCTCGGTGCGTTTGCGGTTCTGGCTTTGATTGCAGTGATGCTGGCACAGGTCATGATGGGGCTGTTTGCAGGCGATCCCTATGACGGAGCAACTGGTCCGCTCAATTCGCTGGTTGGCGTGATGACGGCGGATACGATCACCGACCTACACGAGGATTTCCTGTGGGTCGTGCTTGGCATGGCGGGCCTGCACATCATCGCGGTTAGCATCTACACATTCATCAAGCGGGCTAACCTGATTGGCCCGATGATCACAGGAAAGCGTGAAGAGCTTGGTAGCGTCGAGGGGATAGAGGCAGTGCCGTGGGGCAGGGCAGCGATTGCCTTCGCGGTTTCTACAGGCCTAGCATTATGGATATGGCTGGGCGCGCCGCCTTTGACGTGA
- a CDS encoding DUF1489 domain-containing protein: MPLHMTKIAFGAKSWADLAGWYENSPNPKRLTTKYRPTRHEEMIGGSLYWILNHSLVARSEILSFTETDEGRWNINLKPELVRVHQKRKRAHQGWRYLKDEDAPRDLADGEEVGDVLPGKMAAKLERLGLI, translated from the coding sequence ATGCCGCTCCACATGACCAAAATCGCGTTTGGCGCGAAAAGCTGGGCCGACCTCGCCGGTTGGTATGAGAACAGCCCCAATCCCAAACGGCTTACAACGAAATACCGCCCTACCCGTCACGAAGAGATGATTGGCGGGTCGCTGTATTGGATATTGAACCATTCGCTCGTCGCGCGGTCAGAAATTCTAAGCTTCACCGAAACCGACGAGGGCCGCTGGAACATCAATCTCAAACCCGAACTTGTCCGCGTTCACCAAAAGCGCAAACGCGCGCATCAAGGATGGCGCTATCTGAAAGACGAAGACGCCCCGCGCGATCTGGCCGATGGCGAGGAAGTGGGCGATGTGCTGCCGGGCAAAATGGCGGCGAAGTTGGAACGGCTTGGGTTGATATAA
- the mgtE gene encoding magnesium transporter — MVDQSALDEETLVVDPAEEEVRPDDRIDDERHDEENRLKPEYVRGVRDALEAGDKGAVYELVEPLHPADTADLIELFDSDDRAQLAAAITDLMTSEVVAELNDHVREVMMEALEPEAVATIAEQLETDDAVQLLEDLDEEDQQAIIAELEPETAAAVNSALAYPEETAGRLMNRHVMAVPEHLTVGDLIDYLREEGDLEHDFFEVFVIDASHHPVGTCSLNWILTTPRSVALTDVMKRDQTLIPVSMDQEEVALMFQKYALISAAVVDDSGRLVGQMTVDDIVHIISEEAGEDALLLSGAGDGDINEPIREAYSSRVRWLIANLGTAVVASAIIAFFGGAIEQLVALAVLMPIVASIGGNAGTQTMAVAVRAIATNQLTRANTRKILWKELRVAVLNGATVAVLIGIAAAVLFSPMMGVVIASAMIINIAVAGLAGVLVPVIFERLDQDPAVASSVFVTMITDSMGFFAFLGLAVVSGLVSMG; from the coding sequence ATGGTCGATCAGAGCGCCCTCGACGAAGAAACACTGGTGGTTGACCCCGCCGAGGAAGAAGTGCGCCCGGATGACCGGATCGATGACGAACGTCACGACGAAGAAAACCGGCTGAAGCCCGAATATGTGCGCGGCGTTCGCGATGCGCTAGAAGCGGGCGACAAGGGCGCGGTTTACGAGCTGGTCGAGCCGCTGCACCCTGCCGACACCGCCGATTTGATCGAATTGTTCGACAGCGATGATCGCGCGCAGCTTGCCGCCGCGATTACCGATTTGATGACCAGCGAAGTGGTCGCCGAGCTCAACGATCACGTCCGCGAAGTGATGATGGAGGCGCTGGAGCCGGAAGCTGTCGCGACCATCGCCGAACAGCTGGAAACCGACGACGCGGTTCAGCTGCTCGAAGATCTTGACGAGGAAGACCAGCAGGCGATCATCGCCGAGCTGGAACCGGAGACTGCTGCGGCGGTCAATTCTGCACTCGCCTATCCAGAGGAAACCGCCGGGCGATTGATGAACCGCCACGTGATGGCGGTGCCTGAACATCTGACCGTAGGCGATTTGATCGATTATCTGCGCGAAGAAGGCGATCTGGAGCACGATTTCTTCGAAGTCTTTGTGATTGATGCATCACATCATCCGGTGGGTACGTGTTCGCTCAACTGGATTCTTACAACGCCGCGCAGTGTCGCTCTGACCGATGTGATGAAGCGGGATCAAACCCTGATCCCTGTCAGCATGGATCAGGAAGAGGTCGCTCTGATGTTCCAAAAATACGCGCTGATCTCCGCCGCCGTGGTGGATGATAGCGGGCGCTTGGTCGGTCAGATGACGGTGGATGATATCGTCCACATTATCTCCGAAGAGGCAGGCGAGGATGCCTTGCTGCTCTCCGGTGCGGGCGATGGCGACATTAACGAGCCGATCCGCGAAGCTTATTCCAGCCGCGTTCGCTGGCTGATCGCGAACCTTGGCACCGCAGTGGTCGCATCGGCGATCATCGCGTTCTTTGGCGGCGCAATCGAACAATTGGTCGCGCTCGCCGTGCTGATGCCGATTGTCGCGAGCATTGGCGGCAATGCGGGCACTCAAACAATGGCGGTGGCTGTCCGTGCGATCGCGACCAATCAGTTGACCCGCGCCAACACGCGCAAAATCCTTTGGAAAGAGCTTCGCGTTGCGGTTTTAAACGGAGCGACGGTCGCGGTGCTCATCGGGATTGCCGCAGCCGTGCTCTTCTCCCCCATGATGGGCGTGGTGATCGCATCTGCGATGATCATCAATATCGCGGTGGCGGGCCTTGCCGGCGTGCTGGTGCCAGTGATCTTCGAGCGTCTGGATCAGGATCCGGCGGTCGCATCTTCGGTGTTCGTCACCATGATCACCGATTCCATGGGCTTTTTCGCGTTTCTGGGCCTCGCAGTTGTTAGCGGGCTGGTCAGTATGGGTTGA
- a CDS encoding peptidylprolyl isomerase, with protein MADTLTFTLDTGDGEGKDVVITLRPDLAPGHVARITELASEGFYDGVVFHRVIPGFMAQGGDPTGTGMGGSDKPDLKAEFNAEPHSEGTCSMARSQMPDSANSQFFICFEDAEFLDGQYTVWGQVKSGMEHVHALPKGEPPAQPGKIVKATVA; from the coding sequence ATGGCAGACACACTCACATTCACGCTCGACACCGGCGATGGCGAAGGCAAAGACGTAGTCATCACACTGCGCCCAGACCTCGCGCCTGGCCACGTTGCGCGCATCACCGAACTGGCCAGCGAAGGCTTTTACGATGGCGTGGTTTTCCACCGCGTGATCCCCGGCTTCATGGCGCAGGGCGGCGATCCGACCGGCACCGGCATGGGCGGCAGCGATAAGCCTGACCTGAAAGCGGAGTTTAACGCAGAGCCGCACAGCGAAGGCACCTGCTCGATGGCCCGTTCGCAAATGCCGGACAGCGCCAACAGCCAGTTCTTCATCTGCTTCGAAGACGCAGAATTCCTCGACGGTCAATACACCGTCTGGGGCCAAGTTAAGAGTGGCATGGAACACGTCCACGCTCTGCCAAAAGGCGAGCCACCTGCGCAGCCGGGCAAGATTGTTAAGGCGACCGTGGCCTAA
- the miaB gene encoding tRNA (N6-isopentenyl adenosine(37)-C2)-methylthiotransferase MiaB, with product MKPTNPPKTYRVKSFGCQMNVYDGERMGELLDEKGLSAAPEGEDADLVVLNTCHIREKAAEKIYSDIGRLTKGKTQKKAPMIAVAGCVAQAEGEEIMTRAPAVSMVVGPQAYHRLPDMLDKAVAGKRATDTDMPAIAKFDSLPTRKRRSPTAFLTVQEGCDKFCTYCVVPYTRGAEISRPFSHLVDEAHRLIEAGAREITLLGQNVNAWSGEDTKGHKVGLAGLIHALAKLDGLERIRYTTSHPNDMDDALIAAHGEVDKLMPYLHLPVQSGNDRVLKAMNRSHTAESYLKLLERFRAVRPDIALSGDFIVGFPGETEAEFEDTLSIVDEVRYAQAYSFKYSPRPGTPAATMDNQIPVEAMDDRLQRLQARLNRDQIGFNEASVGKTCDVLVERKGKLPGQWLGKSPWLQSVWFEGEAAIGDMVRTELVEGRGSSMQGRLIGSN from the coding sequence ATGAAACCTACCAATCCTCCCAAGACCTACCGGGTCAAAAGCTTCGGCTGCCAGATGAACGTCTATGATGGCGAGCGCATGGGCGAGCTTCTTGATGAGAAGGGCCTGAGCGCGGCGCCTGAGGGTGAGGACGCCGATCTGGTCGTGCTCAACACCTGCCATATCCGCGAGAAAGCGGCGGAGAAGATTTACTCCGACATTGGCCGTCTAACGAAAGGCAAGACGCAGAAGAAAGCGCCCATGATTGCGGTGGCTGGTTGTGTCGCTCAGGCAGAGGGCGAGGAGATTATGACTCGCGCGCCTGCCGTTTCGATGGTCGTCGGGCCTCAGGCGTACCACCGCTTGCCCGATATGCTGGACAAAGCAGTTGCGGGTAAACGCGCAACAGATACGGACATGCCCGCTATCGCGAAGTTTGACAGTCTGCCAACCCGCAAACGGCGCTCTCCAACTGCGTTTCTGACGGTGCAGGAAGGGTGCGATAAATTCTGCACCTACTGCGTTGTGCCTTACACGCGCGGTGCGGAAATTTCCCGTCCTTTCAGTCATTTGGTGGATGAAGCGCATAGGTTGATCGAGGCAGGCGCTCGCGAAATCACTCTGTTGGGCCAGAATGTGAATGCGTGGTCTGGCGAGGACACAAAGGGACACAAAGTGGGCCTGGCGGGCCTGATCCACGCTCTTGCGAAGTTGGATGGCCTTGAGCGTATCCGCTACACTACCAGCCACCCGAACGACATGGATGACGCGCTGATCGCGGCACATGGCGAAGTCGATAAGCTCATGCCGTATCTCCACTTGCCGGTGCAGTCGGGCAATGACCGCGTGCTGAAAGCGATGAACCGCTCGCACACCGCAGAAAGCTACCTCAAGTTGCTGGAACGGTTCCGCGCAGTGCGCCCCGACATTGCTCTCTCGGGTGACTTTATCGTCGGTTTCCCCGGCGAGACCGAAGCGGAGTTTGAGGACACGCTGAGCATCGTTGACGAAGTGCGGTACGCGCAGGCTTACAGCTTCAAATATTCACCGCGCCCTGGCACTCCCGCAGCGACAATGGACAATCAAATCCCTGTCGAAGCGATGGATGATCGTCTCCAGCGCCTGCAAGCGCGTCTGAACCGTGACCAAATCGGCTTTAACGAGGCGAGCGTGGGCAAAACCTGCGATGTCCTGGTCGAGCGCAAAGGCAAGCTTCCGGGCCAATGGCTGGGCAAATCACCATGGCTGCAATCGGTCTGGTTCGAAGGCGAAGCAGCGATTGGCGATATGGTCAGGACCGAACTCGTCGAAGGGCGGGGCAGTTCTATGCAGGGCCGGTTGATCGGCTCCAATTAA
- a CDS encoding PhoH family protein, producing the protein MGRRPTRASDQKGEPQLSPDPRNITPLRPSRRAKAEVTFDDQSLLGPLFGEFDANLVQVENRLSVMIHARGDQVVIEGPEDNVARARETLKTMYDRLAQGQDLDAGAVESLIAMSNEPTLEGIISGEKETPPIMIRTRKKTIVPRSAAQIEYMRSLARDDIIFALGPAGTGKTYIAVAQAVSQLISGSVQRLILSRPAVEAGEKLGFLPGTEKEKVDPYLRPLYDALNDCMPPEQVQRRIDSGEIEIAPIAFMRGRTLADAFVILDEAQNTTKEQMKMFLTRFGQNSRMVVCGDPRQVDIPGGVRSSGLNDAVERLENVDGFGTIRFSAADVVRHPIVGRIVEAYEGEGA; encoded by the coding sequence ATGGGCCGCAGACCAACACGCGCATCCGATCAAAAGGGAGAGCCACAGCTTTCCCCCGATCCCCGTAACATTACTCCGCTGCGCCCGTCTCGGCGCGCCAAGGCAGAAGTAACCTTTGATGATCAATCGCTGCTCGGGCCGCTTTTTGGCGAGTTCGATGCCAATCTGGTGCAGGTTGAAAATCGTCTGAGTGTGATGATCCACGCGCGCGGCGATCAGGTTGTGATCGAAGGGCCGGAAGACAACGTCGCCAGAGCGCGCGAAACGCTCAAAACGATGTATGACAGGCTTGCCCAGGGGCAGGATCTGGATGCAGGTGCGGTGGAGTCCCTGATTGCCATGTCCAACGAACCCACCCTGGAAGGGATCATCAGCGGCGAAAAAGAAACGCCGCCGATCATGATCCGCACGCGCAAGAAAACGATTGTGCCGCGCTCTGCCGCGCAGATCGAATATATGCGCAGCCTTGCTCGCGATGACATCATCTTCGCTCTGGGTCCGGCTGGTACGGGCAAGACATATATCGCAGTCGCTCAGGCGGTTAGCCAGCTGATCAGCGGCAGCGTTCAGCGGCTGATCCTTTCCCGGCCTGCGGTGGAAGCGGGCGAAAAACTCGGCTTTCTACCCGGCACCGAGAAGGAAAAAGTCGATCCGTATTTGCGGCCGCTCTATGATGCGCTCAACGATTGTATGCCGCCCGAACAGGTGCAGCGCCGGATCGATAGCGGAGAGATCGAGATTGCGCCGATTGCTTTTATGCGCGGGCGGACGCTGGCGGATGCCTTTGTGATCCTGGACGAGGCACAGAACACCACCAAAGAGCAGATGAAGATGTTCCTCACCCGTTTTGGCCAGAACAGCCGGATGGTTGTGTGCGGAGACCCGCGTCAGGTCGATATTCCGGGCGGTGTCCGCTCAAGCGGGCTGAACGATGCGGTCGAGCGGCTCGAAAATGTCGATGGCTTCGGCACGATCCGTTTCAGCGCAGCAGACGTGGTGCGCCACCCGATTGTGGGCCGTATCGTCGAAGCGTATGAGGGCGAGGGCGCTTAG
- the ybeY gene encoding rRNA maturation RNase YbeY, protein MQLDIDIESWPGGEWEALAERAAEAAAGGEPALANERLCVSALFTSDTEVHTLNREWRERDKPTNVLSFPMLERDELADLDPDGPPVMLGDLALAFETCAREAEEKGITLADHAAHLIVHGLLHLAGHDHVHSDEQADKMEALEITILAKMGIADPYGDRDQ, encoded by the coding sequence ATGCAACTTGATATCGACATTGAAAGTTGGCCGGGAGGAGAGTGGGAGGCGCTTGCCGAGCGCGCTGCGGAGGCGGCAGCCGGCGGCGAACCGGCGCTTGCCAATGAGCGCCTGTGTGTCAGCGCTTTGTTCACGTCTGATACCGAAGTTCACACGCTGAACCGCGAATGGCGGGAGCGGGACAAGCCTACCAATGTACTCAGCTTTCCGATGCTGGAACGTGATGAGCTGGCTGATCTCGATCCAGACGGTCCGCCTGTTATGCTCGGCGATCTGGCGCTTGCCTTTGAAACCTGCGCCCGTGAAGCCGAAGAAAAAGGCATCACGCTGGCCGATCACGCAGCGCATTTGATCGTACACGGCTTGCTGCATCTGGCAGGTCACGATCATGTCCATTCCGACGAACAGGCCGACAAAATGGAGGCTTTGGAGATCACTATACTTGCCAAGATGGGTATCGCGGACCCATATGGTGACCGTGATCAATAA
- a CDS encoding hemolysin family protein, with protein MRKILKVGDGDRSLREQLEEAIDEHEDENEDDDAPENGGGNGDLSPVERQMLRNLLHFSEHDADDVAVPRGEIVGVEASISWDDLVKAFSENGHSRLPVYREKLDDVIGMVHIKDVFPFLANGTEPPRDWTVLMRQPLYVPQARGALDVLADMRSRRVHLAIVLDEFSGTDGIITIEDLVEEIVGEIEDEHDETPEALIVPIGDGMWDCDARAELDDIAETIDPRLAEVEESVDTLGGLAFVLAEQVPPIGMIVEHPSGWRIEVTAGDETHVKRLRLHAPATSELANDLQ; from the coding sequence ATGCGCAAAATTCTGAAAGTCGGTGACGGCGACCGTTCCTTGCGTGAGCAGCTTGAGGAAGCGATCGACGAGCACGAAGACGAGAACGAAGACGATGACGCGCCGGAAAACGGTGGCGGCAATGGCGACTTATCGCCGGTAGAGCGGCAAATGCTGCGCAACCTGCTGCATTTTAGCGAGCACGATGCAGATGATGTTGCTGTTCCGCGCGGCGAAATTGTCGGCGTAGAAGCGTCAATCAGCTGGGATGATCTGGTCAAAGCCTTCAGCGAAAACGGCCATTCGCGCTTGCCTGTCTACCGCGAGAAGCTCGATGATGTGATCGGGATGGTGCATATCAAAGACGTGTTTCCCTTTCTGGCGAACGGGACGGAGCCACCGCGCGATTGGACTGTGCTTATGCGCCAGCCGCTCTATGTGCCTCAGGCGCGCGGCGCGCTAGATGTGCTTGCCGATATGCGTTCGCGCAGGGTGCATCTTGCCATCGTATTGGACGAGTTTTCAGGCACAGACGGCATCATCACAATTGAGGATCTGGTCGAGGAAATCGTCGGCGAGATCGAGGACGAACACGATGAAACGCCGGAAGCTCTGATTGTCCCCATCGGTGACGGCATGTGGGATTGTGACGCGCGCGCCGAGCTGGATGATATTGCCGAAACCATCGATCCGCGACTGGCCGAGGTCGAAGAATCGGTCGACACACTTGGCGGACTGGCTTTTGTGCTCGCCGAGCAAGTGCCACCCATCGGCATGATCGTGGAACATCCCAGCGGCTGGCGGATTGAAGTCACAGCAGGCGATGAAACCCACGTAAAGCGTCTCCGCCTGCATGCTCCGGCAACATCAGAACTTGCGAACGACTTGCAGTAA
- a CDS encoding LysR substrate-binding domain-containing protein gives MPSRRLPPLRALEAFMRTVRLGSARAAAEEIGLSPSALSRRITNLEEFVGKKLFTRARQSMQLTDEGQAFYEAVNPHLESLTRAVESQSDNISLLRLRLGVLPLFGSQRLFPRLGELRKRHPLLHIDIDTGPHLEDRVGDTLDAAIILSRGPASGLHAVRLDHNLVHAICSKEIGRIVGEDIDREALEKQTFLTHTELPESFEAWKKAHDLADLDPAAIDHYDSGQLMLEAAAQGLGIAIMHDDHMRRAADNRLTDLSGVTVESPYSYWFVCKPSSLEARPVRLFHDWLVRAGL, from the coding sequence ATGCCGTCACGTCGTCTGCCCCCTTTGCGCGCTCTTGAAGCGTTCATGCGCACCGTCCGCTTGGGATCAGCGCGCGCAGCTGCGGAAGAGATCGGGCTTAGCCCGTCTGCTCTTTCGCGGCGGATCACCAACCTTGAAGAATTCGTAGGCAAGAAACTGTTCACGCGGGCGCGGCAATCGATGCAGCTCACCGATGAAGGGCAGGCATTTTACGAGGCGGTAAACCCGCATCTGGAATCGCTGACTCGCGCGGTCGAAAGTCAATCTGACAACATTTCGCTGCTGCGTCTGCGGCTGGGTGTTCTACCGCTATTTGGCAGCCAGCGCCTGTTCCCCCGCCTTGGCGAACTGCGCAAGCGCCACCCGCTGCTGCATATCGATATCGACACTGGGCCCCATCTCGAAGACCGTGTCGGTGACACTCTTGATGCGGCGATCATTCTGTCGCGCGGACCGGCTTCCGGGCTTCACGCGGTGCGCCTGGACCACAATCTCGTCCACGCAATCTGCAGCAAGGAAATTGGGCGGATCGTCGGCGAGGATATTGATCGTGAAGCGCTCGAAAAGCAGACTTTTCTGACTCACACTGAGCTCCCGGAGAGTTTCGAAGCGTGGAAAAAGGCGCATGACCTTGCTGATCTCGATCCGGCGGCAATTGATCATTACGATTCAGGCCAACTGATGCTTGAGGCCGCTGCACAGGGGCTGGGCATCGCGATCATGCACGACGATCATATGCGACGCGCGGCGGATAACCGGCTTACAGATCTATCGGGTGTGACGGTCGAGAGCCCGTACAGCTATTGGTTCGTGTGCAAGCCAAGCTCGCTTGAGGCCCGCCCTGTGCGCCTGTTTCACGACTGGTTGGTGCGCGCCGGCCTTTAA
- a CDS encoding lysophospholipid acyltransferase family protein, with amino-acid sequence MPDNPADHGIDASQSKVWELRVGAARGETTPISAAGWMRVIIRSLALLALMLVFVPLHYLYRVFKYGSPFPMLFLRFAGRISGAKVKTHGTHLKRDVFYVANHVSWLDILSLAGASGTAFVAKAELAQAPLVGWLASLNRTVFVKRENRLGVAEQINALKEALADNWSVTVFPEGTTTDGHSLLPFKTSMLSVLEPPPPGVMVQPVLLDYGPVAEWIGWVGDESGLNNAKRVLARRGTFDLHVHFLEPFSPADFRGRKAIGAESRRRIEDALQEALGKPVRKFAHDVPPIRYDAPADAVGVGKSRIEVPNDAEV; translated from the coding sequence ATGCCCGATAACCCCGCGGATCATGGCATCGACGCCTCCCAGAGCAAGGTTTGGGAACTTCGCGTTGGCGCCGCGCGGGGCGAAACGACCCCGATCTCAGCCGCAGGTTGGATGCGGGTTATTATCCGGTCTCTGGCTCTTCTGGCGTTGATGCTGGTCTTTGTGCCGCTCCACTATCTCTACCGCGTATTCAAATACGGCTCGCCCTTCCCCATGCTGTTTCTGCGCTTTGCCGGAAGGATTTCGGGTGCGAAGGTGAAAACGCATGGCACGCACCTGAAACGCGACGTGTTCTATGTGGCCAATCACGTTTCTTGGCTCGACATACTTTCTCTCGCAGGAGCAAGCGGCACCGCCTTTGTGGCCAAGGCGGAATTGGCGCAGGCCCCTTTGGTCGGGTGGCTCGCATCATTGAACCGCACCGTATTCGTCAAAAGGGAAAACCGTCTGGGCGTCGCCGAGCAGATCAATGCGCTCAAAGAAGCACTGGCGGACAATTGGTCTGTCACCGTTTTTCCTGAAGGCACAACGACAGACGGACACTCACTGCTGCCGTTCAAGACAAGCATGCTCAGCGTGCTTGAACCACCTCCGCCCGGCGTCATGGTTCAACCCGTGCTGCTCGATTACGGACCTGTTGCCGAATGGATCGGCTGGGTTGGCGATGAAAGCGGCCTCAACAACGCGAAACGGGTGCTCGCACGGCGCGGCACGTTCGATCTTCATGTCCACTTTCTTGAACCGTTCAGTCCCGCAGATTTTCGCGGGCGCAAAGCTATCGGTGCGGAGTCACGCCGCCGGATTGAGGATGCTCTGCAGGAAGCTCTTGGCAAGCCCGTGCGCAAATTCGCGCATGATGTGCCGCCGATCCGCTACGATGCGCCTGCCGATGCCGTTGGCGTCGGAAAGTCCCGTATCGAAGTACCAAACGACGCCGAAGTTTAA
- a CDS encoding Fur family transcriptional regulator translates to MNQKIDLEQLCAEKGLRITEQRRVIAKVLSESDDHPDVELLHERASAVDPKISIATVYRTVRLFEEAGILDRHDFGDGRSRYEPVPEAHHDHLIDVETGKVVEFVDPEVESLQRQIAEKLGYRLVDHRMELYGVRLSRDKDT, encoded by the coding sequence TTGAATCAAAAGATCGATCTTGAACAATTATGTGCCGAAAAAGGCCTGAGGATTACCGAACAACGTCGGGTGATCGCAAAGGTCCTGTCAGAAAGCGACGACCATCCCGATGTCGAGCTTTTGCATGAGCGCGCTTCTGCGGTGGATCCCAAGATTTCAATCGCAACTGTGTATCGCACCGTTCGCCTGTTCGAAGAGGCCGGCATTCTCGACCGGCATGATTTTGGCGATGGCCGATCCCGCTATGAGCCGGTGCCAGAGGCGCATCATGATCATCTGATCGATGTGGAAACTGGCAAAGTCGTCGAATTCGTCGATCCAGAAGTTGAATCGCTTCAGCGTCAAATCGCTGAAAAGCTCGGCTACCGCCTCGTTGATCACCGCATGGAACTCTACGGCGTGCGGCTTTCGCGCGATAAGGACACATAA
- a CDS encoding MucR family transcriptional regulator has translation MQDLEIEMKETLITLTSDIVAAHVSNNDTRVDDVPELITNVFTALSALGENAEPEEVRPEPAVSIRASIKPDYIVCLEDGKKLKMLKRYLRTNFDMTPEEYRARWELPSDYPMVAPNYAEKRRDLAKKIGLGRKPGSGRGRKKK, from the coding sequence ATGCAAGACTTAGAAATCGAAATGAAGGAAACGCTCATCACGCTGACAAGCGACATTGTCGCTGCTCATGTCAGCAACAACGACACGCGAGTTGATGACGTGCCGGAACTGATCACAAATGTATTCACCGCCCTTTCAGCTCTCGGCGAAAATGCTGAACCTGAAGAAGTACGCCCAGAGCCAGCGGTTTCGATCCGTGCTTCGATCAAGCCGGACTATATTGTCTGCCTTGAAGACGGCAAGAAACTAAAAATGCTGAAACGGTACCTTCGTACCAATTTCGACATGACTCCAGAAGAATACCGCGCGCGCTGGGAACTTCCTTCGGATTACCCGATGGTTGCCCCGAACTACGCGGAAAAACGCCGCGATTTGGCCAAGAAAATCGGCCTTGGTCGTAAGCCTGGATCGGGCCGCGGTCGCAAGAAAAAGTAA
- a CDS encoding GNAT family N-acetyltransferase: MNPCPHLVDRIMEVMEAAFDPAFGEAWNRRQVSDALTMPSTHAILIDNEGALIETPETGAAAGFVMTRHAADEEELLLIAVHPSSRRSGLGEKLVNALFEAAKARGTKRIFLEMRRENPAEHLYRKTGFKPIGKRPNYYLMIDGSRVDAITFGHSL, from the coding sequence ATGAATCCCTGCCCTCATCTCGTCGATCGGATCATGGAAGTGATGGAAGCCGCATTCGATCCGGCATTCGGCGAGGCATGGAACCGGAGGCAAGTCAGCGATGCGCTGACTATGCCGAGCACCCACGCCATTTTGATCGACAATGAGGGCGCTCTAATCGAAACGCCTGAAACTGGCGCTGCTGCGGGCTTTGTTATGACCCGGCACGCCGCTGACGAGGAGGAATTGCTGCTTATTGCTGTACACCCGTCGAGCAGGCGCAGCGGCCTAGGCGAAAAACTCGTCAATGCTTTGTTCGAGGCGGCTAAGGCCCGAGGGACAAAGCGCATTTTTCTTGAGATGCGACGAGAAAACCCTGCAGAACATCTATACCGCAAGACAGGATTTAAGCCTATTGGCAAAAGGCCTAACTATTACTTGATGATAGATGGCAGTCGAGTTGACGCTATTACTTTCGGTCACTCACTTTAG